In the Ipomoea triloba cultivar NCNSP0323 chromosome 6, ASM357664v1 genome, one interval contains:
- the LOC116022174 gene encoding uncharacterized protein LOC116022174: MAFNSKFKASASQPALTLTSTLVDDDDDFQDPSPSQLCSRNATSISGSWKPLKPSGSLHRPRKKPKRRSESSGKENLVPRVDAPDIGCSLPLQQKPELELEDMDLNIGLDSIPSTIDCSYPGCLDPKEEDKCFNVIEQNEKVGAIIEADSDTKNESFSCASEKSVLESKKGYFVNSIESRLLKSSAGLEEGKGEELGESSELDMLLKLCSEGSEGDGDSMEAYQEDDCVSEGNDDSSLICCPLCGRDITDFNEEQRQIHTNECIDKEDAPAEAVLSHRDTSFQCLGQVLDASPARTPQKLVAMPPVVEWLRKLGLAKYEELFIQQEIDWDTLQWLTEEDLCKIGVSALGPRKKIVRALSEVRKENTKEVEFQKNAKKAVVDDTSKVKLSKLITDYFQCSAAGTKNVHATSCGQNEVGRSLMDSSNKSVKKNPAKSTKYKDIPVWCSIPGTPFRVDAFKYLRRDCSHWFLTHFHADHYQGLTKSFCHGKIYCSSVTAKLVNMKIGIPWDNIKILPLNQRINIAGIDVTCFDANHCPGAIIILFEPSNGKAVLHTGDFRFCDEMMEIPSFQPCKIHTLILDTTYCNPQYDFPKQDAVIQFVIEAIQAEAFNPRTLFLIGSYTIGKERLFVEIARALRKKIYVTAAKLRILQCLGFPDEDMQFFTLNEQESHIHVVPLWTLANFKRLNHISNQYMGRYSLIVAFSPTGWSLGKGKKKTPGKRWQQGTIIRYEVPYSEHSSFSELKKFVKFISPANIIPSVNNHGPESTRKMLSLLSD; the protein is encoded by the exons ATGGCCTTCAATTCCAAATTCAAAGCCTCTGCTTCACAGCCTGCTCTGACCTTGACCTCGACTCTCGTCGATGACGACGACGATTTTCAAGATCCCTCTCCTTCTCAGTTATGCTCTAGGAATGCGACCTCGATTTCCGGCTCTTGGAAACCTTTAAAGCCTTCCGGTTCCCTTCATCGGCCTCGGAAGAAGCCTAAGCGTCGATCTGAAAGTTCCGGCAAGGAGAATTTGGTCCCGCGAGTAGACGCCCCTGATATCGGTTGCTCACTGCCCCTTCAACAGAAGCCTGAGCTGGAACTCGAGGATATGGATTTGAACATTGGGTTGGATTCTATCCCGTCAACTATTGATTGCTCGTATCCTGGATGTTTGGACCCCAAGGAAGAAGATAAGTGTTTCAATGTGATTGAGCAAAACGAAAAGGTGGGAGCCATTATAGAGGCAGATTCTGATACGAAGAATGAGTCCTTTTCATGTGCATCAGAGAAGAGTGTGTTGGAGTCAAAAAAGGGGTACTTTGTGAATTCAATAGAGTCAAGGTTGTTGAAATCCAGTGCGGGATTGGAAGAGGGGAAGGGTGAAGAATTGGGGGAGAGCTCAGAGCTTGACATGCTGCTTAAACTATGTAGCGAGGGGAGTGAAGGAGATGGCGATTCTATGGAAGCTTATCAGGAAGATGATTGTGTTTCAGAGGGTAATGACGACAGTAGTCTGATTTGTTGCCCACTTTGTGGTAGGGACATCACAGATTTCAATGAGGAGCAAAGGCAAATACACACCAATGAGTGCATTGATAAAGAGGATGCTCCAGCTGAG GCGGTTCTTTCCCATCGTGATACATCTTTTCAATGTCTTGGACAAGTTCTTGATGCTTCCCCTGCACGAACTCCTCAAAAGCTTGTTGCTATGCCTCCTGTTGTAGAATGGCTACGTAAGCTAGGACTGGCTAAGTATGAAGAATTATTTATTCAACAAGAGATTGATTGGGACACCTTACAATGGCTGACAGAAGAG GATCTGTGTAAGATTGGTGTTAGTGCACTTGGTCCCAGGAAAAAGATTGTTCGTGCTCTTTCTGAAGTAAGGAAGGAAAACACCAAGGAAGTAGAATTTCAGAAAAACGCCAAGAAGGCTGTAGTTGATGATACAAGCAAAGTCAAGTTGAGCAAGTTGATAACTGACTATTTTCAGTGTTCTGCTGCCGGGACAAAAAATGTTCATGCCACATCCTGTGGACAAAATGAGGTTGGGAGGAGTCTCATGGATTCTTCTAACAAGAGTGTTAAGAAGAATCCTGCCAAGAGTACAAAATATAAGGATATTCCTGTGTGGTGTTCTATACCTGGAACACCATTTCGTGTG GATGCTTTCAAGTACCTTAGAAGAGATTGTTCTCACTGGTTTCTTACCCACTTTCATGCTGATC ATTATCAAGGTTTAACGAAGTCCTTCTGTCATGGGAAGATATATTGCTCCTCAGTGACTGCAAAGCTTGTTAATATGAAAATTGGAATTCCTTGGGATAACATAAAAATTTTACCTCTCAACCAGAGGATCAATATTGCAGGAATTGATGTCACCTGTTTTGATGCAAATCATTGCCCAGGTGCCATCATAATCCTCTTTGAACCATCCAATGGTAAG GCTGTCTTGCATACAGGAGATTTTCGCTTTTGTGATGAAATGATGGAGATTCCTAGCTTTCAACCTTGTAAAATCCACACTCTTATCCTGGACACGACTTATTGTAACCCTCAG TATGACTTTCCCAAACAAGATGCTGTAATACAATTTGTCATTGAAGCCATACAAGCTGAAGCTTTCAACCCCAGAACTTTATTCTTGATTGGTAGTTATACTATAG GAAAAGAAAGACTTTTTGTAGAGATTGCTCGTGCTCTGCGTAAGAAAATCTATGTCACTGCAGCAAAACTGCGTATTTTGCAATGCTTGGGGTTCCCCGATGAAGATATGCAATTTTTCACTTTGAATGAACAGGAAAGCCATATCCATGTTGTACCTTTGTGGACACTTGCTAACTTCAAGCGgttgaatcatatatctaatcAATACATG GGTCGATATAGTCTTATAGTTGCTTTTTCTCCAACTGGTTGGTCTCTTggtaaaggaaagaaaaagactCCTGGAAAAAGATGGCAGCAAGGTACCATCATAAG GTACGAAGTGCCATACAGTGAGCATAGCAGCTTTTCGGAGCTCAAGAAGTTCGTTAAGTTCATATCTCCAGCAAACATCATCCCGAGTGTAAATAATCATGGACCAGAATCCACACGCAAAATGCTCTCCCTTCTCTCAGATTAA
- the LOC116023390 gene encoding zinc finger BED domain-containing protein RICESLEEPER 1-like — MESVGGSGSQPPSQNVEHDMGAEAVEKDTSQQPLPPSVPKKRKEVETRSPVWDHFEKIKNKDNIVVSAVCIYCKKSYKSESKRHGTSTLRNHIMTCLKNPHSKDTRQSLLTFSPAPSSGLTESEGAAGVLGTWVFDQELIRRALCEMIIVDELPFRFVEGQGFRKFILVCCPMFKIPSRWTVSRDILKIYSDERVNLKNFFKTSCQRVSITTDTWTSVQRINYMCITAHFIDHEWKLQKKIISFVPISSHKGEYIAKALESCLLEWGLKSIFSVTVDNASSNDTAIGFLKKKMLSRGSTAVRCKYLHMRCIAHILNLVVQDGLKESDDSVKKVRDSVRYMRSSPARLQKFRELADLIGVEAKNSLVLDVPTRWNSTYLMLHTALLYQKVFEVYEDYDPSFKSDLGGNVPNFLDWEVVEGLVKFLKSFYEMTVRISGSLYVTSNTFFSEVSDLSCILTGLVGAESDSVKAMGMNMRTKFDKYWGDPNKMNFLIFYGNIMDPRDKIEYMPYQFNQLYGDENGKSLFEKVMKDLKELYVDYVTSFPVQSDPVPVEQSVPPTVLSDPVSVGRPQSLLKSQLKKQRLESGELGRKKTELEVYLS; from the exons ATGGAAAGTGTTGGTGGGTCTGGAAGTCAACCTCCCTCTCAAAATGTGGAACATGATATGGGAGCTGAAGCTGTAGAGAAAGATACATCTCAGCAGCCTTTGCCTCCATCTGttcctaaaaaaagaaaagaggttgaaACCAGATCTCCTGTTTGGGATCACTTTGAAAAAATcaagaacaaagataacattGTTGTCTCAGCAGTGTGCATATACTGTAAAAAGTCTTACAAATCTGAGTCCAAAAGACATGGGACTTCTACTTTGAGAAATCACATTATGACTTGCTTAAAAAATCCTCACTCTAAGGATACTAGGCAATCTCTACTCACATTCTCTCCTGCCCCTAGTTCTGGTTTAACTGAGTCTGAAGGTGCAGCAGGGGTTTTAGGAACCTGGGTTTTTGATCAGGAGTTGATTAGGAGAGCTCTTTGTGAAATGATTATTGTTGATGAGCTACCTTTTAGGTTTGTGGAGGGTCAAGGTTTTAGGAAATTTATTCTTGTTTGCTGTCCTATGTTCAAAATTCCTTCTAGATGGACAGTAAGTAGGGATATTCTGAAAATTTATTCTGATGAGAGGGTTAATTTGAAGAATTTCTTTAAGACTAGCTGCCAAAGGGTTAGTATCACTACTGATACTTGGACTTCTGTACAAAGAATCAACTACATGTGCATTACTGCACATTTCATAGATCATGAGTGGAAGCTACAGAAAAAAATCATTTCCTTTGTCCCTATTTCTTCACATAAGGGGGAATACATAGCTAAGGCACTTGAAAGTTGCCTACTAGAGTGGGGGTTGAAGTCAATTTTTTCTGTCACAGTTGATAATGCTTCTAGCAATGATACTGCCATAgggtttttaaaaaagaaaatgctgTCTCGGGGTTCTACTGCAGTAAGGTGTAAGTATTTGCATATGCGATGCATTGCTCACATCCTTAATCTGGTTGTGCAAGATGGATTAAAGGAATCTGATGATTCTGTTAAGAAGGTAAGGGACTCTGTTAGGTATATGAGAAGCTCTCCTGCTAGGCTCCAAAAATTTAGAGAGCTTGCTGACTTAATTGGGGTGGAAGCCAAAAACTCTTTGGTTCTTGATGTACCTACAAGGTGGAATTCCACATATTTGATGCTGCATACTGCTTTGCTGTATCAAAAGGTTTTTGAAGTGTATGAAGATTATGACCCTTCCTTCAAATCTGATTTGGGTGGGAATGTTCCTAATTTCTTGGATTGGGAGGTAGTAGAAGGGTTGGTGAAATTTCTGAAATCATTTTATGAAATGACTGTTAGGATATCTGGTTCTCTGTATGTAACTTCTAACACTTTCTTCTCTGAAGTGTCTGATTTATCTTGCATACTTACTGGTCTAGTGGGAGCTGAATCTGATTCTGTTAAAGCAATGGGGATGAATATGAGGACCAAGTTTGATAAATACTGGGGTGATCCAAACAAGATgaattttctgattttttatGGAAATATAATGGATCCTAGGGACAAAATTGAATACATGCCATATCAGTTTAATCAATTATATGGTGATGAAAATGGCAAGTCCTTGTTTGAGAAGGTTATGAAAGACTTGAAGGAGTTGTATGTTGATTATGTGACAAGTTTCCCAGTCCAGTCTGATCCTGTTCCTGTTGAACAGTCTGTTCCCCCTACTGTTTTGTCTGATCCAGTTTCTGTTGGGAGACCCCAATCTTTGTTAAAATCTCagttaaaaaaacaaagattggaGAGTGGAGAATTAGGCAGAAAGAAAACTGAGTTGGAAGTTTATTTGA GTTAA